A window of Glycine soja cultivar W05 chromosome 13, ASM419377v2, whole genome shotgun sequence genomic DNA:
AAAAGGTAATTCCTCCATGGTGAGTAGTGAGGCTGAGCGAGCGTGACAAGAACTTATCCTTTTATAATTCTGATCGAAACAAATCGGTGCGAGAACATCACCAGAGCAGAGCATCtttggaagtttgatttcatTGTTGTTTGGCAACTTGTGTTTTTCCCACCGAACCCAATCCAAGAGTTATGGGATTGGCCTCTGTTGTTCACATTCACGCTCCTCCTTTCAGATGCTCTGTTCTTCACCACCCCATCTCTTCCTTTTGCTCAGGTCTGTTCCTTCTCTCCAACCCAAATATGTCAGATGTCACTAATAAATATAAAGGGTTTTTCTTTGTGTGTGGCAGTGTACCATTATCGTCCTCCTCGCCGTTTCCCACTTCTGTGCTCCAGACGAATTGGCCATGACAATTATGCCTCAGGTGACTACCCCATCAttcaaatcaacaaaatttgtttgcttttttttactttctcttgTACCCACCTTGTTCAAAATCTTAATTTTCTTGTCCCACGTTTTCAGCTGCTTTCTAATTATGTATATCAGCATAGATAGTCATTTATGCTAGAGTTGTTATCCCATCTTGGACTTGGAGACTAGCCTATAATCTCTCTCTCAATTCAATGTGCAGAAGTAAAGAGGATCAGTGCTCAACAAAATGATGACATAGGCAAAGTTGAGAAATCTCCCACTCAGGAATCTCTGGGAAATGAGGGTTACAATTCTTCCGTCAGAACTGTAGCCTTATGGGTGGGAAGATCTCTGCTAACTATGTTTTACTGCTTTCTTTTGTTGTTTAGAATTTAGAATTACATTGGTTTTTGGTTATGGTTTCTTGTAGGTGTGCACTGCAGTGGCATTTGGTGTTGGTTTGGGTTTTAAGGAAGGTTTTGACAAGGCATCCGAATTCTTTGCTGGGTATGCGGAATAACTGAATTTTGTTATCAACTAGAAAGTTGGTCCAATTTTACAGTGCTGGAATAATTAATGTTCTGGATGAGTCACAGTTGATTTTGTGCAAAGTTTCTTTAAGCTTAATTTTAGAGTGTTACATATGCCATCATCTCTCTACTTCTTTGTTCTGCTTTTGTTGCTCCTTTATATATGACCTTAGAATAGTATATCTCCTATAGATTGATCAAATACCACGTGGTTGAAATTATAGCGTATTGGATGTTTATTTTGGGATTCAAGAATACTTACTTTATAGTTTGAACTATGATGGCACTGCTTTTCCACTCTCTCTCTGCTTTGCTTTCCACTTTCTTGAGCTTTGAACTGAGTGTGATGTTGACCTTTGACTTTTACGTGCTTCTTTAGGTATATATTGGAGCAAAGTCTTTCTGTAGATAATCTCTTTGTATTTGTTCTAATATTCAATTACTTCAAAGTGCCAGTTACATATCAGGTGATGTATAAAACTTGTCATGCGTAAACTATGAGCAATTTTAACTTAACAAGTTATTGATTCTGAACTTGTTTATAttgttttaacaaatttttcattttcttattgaaCTTACAGAATCGTGTGCTTTCCTATGGTATTGCCGGTGCAGTTGTATTTCGCCTGACAATAATACTTATTGGAACAGCCACCCTGCAGGTGTTTTTCATGatgaagatatatttttttctccatatttaactttttaagtgaGTTTTATACTTTTTACTGATCATCTTGTTTATTATGATGATGTTTAGAGGTTTGAGGCAGTCAACCTTCTCTTGGCCGCGATATTACTCTACTCGTCATCTAAGGTGAagattcacaatttttttcacccatgTTCATGTTTGTCAAGGAAACAAGATCCTTAATTAAAGGCTTAAGATATTAGGTGGAACTGCATGGATAATTAATATACCTAACATTGTCATCATGCAAATTTGTGCTCAAAGCATGATAATTAATATGCCCATTTTATTACCATTGAAATTCAGTTTAATTATAAAGGAATGCTAGTTATGAGGATCACACTCTCGACTACGTAGTCAAAGAGGCTTATATGTGATATCAACAATGAATCATCTAAAACATTAAAGTTTTAGATGGAAACACCTGAATGGTTTTATCTCCCTAATAATATATTAGGGGGTTCATACTTCATACTTGTTGTGGTATTCACAATTCCATGGACTGGTTTTAATTACAGCGTGTTTATTGTTTTATGAATAGCTATTTGCCAGTGAAGAAGATGAATCTGACTTATCCGATAACTTTGTGGTGAAGACATGTCAGAAATTTATCCCTGTAACAAGTAATTTTCTCTAAGCACGactatttatttctcttttcctaGTTGGAGATTTGCTGTTGATTTCTTGGGTAttctgaaattgaaatttgattcTTACTTTCTGAAACAATCACAAGAATTGGTAGAAAACTTAATCTGAATTTGTTAAAATCCAAATGAATGTTTAAGTAGAAATGGCTGAATCAAAGCTTACTTGAATGATGGTTCAGGAAACTtcagtttttccttttcttatggAATTGTCTGTGTGTGTGCCCATATAAGTGCAATTTATGTTGTTTGGTACATGCAAAGAATAATTTTGACTTCACAAGTATTTCTGTCATAGAATTGTGGATATAGACATATGCTATTGTATCTTCGTTTTGGTATAAGCTGGAACATTTTTATATTGGGTTGATCCACTGTtccattttttgaaattttttattagaataaataGATAGACACAGGCTTAGGTACATGGCTCCATGTATGCTAATGCTACCATGGGTGACTGCAGGCAGGGGCAAAATATATGTTGGCATATGCTTATCACTTGGCGTGTCATTGTTTTTGCACTGATTCAAGTTGTACTGTGTTGTTATCTTATCATCCAAAATCTTACTTCTGACAAAATTGTTGCAGCGTATTATGATGGAAATCGATTCATAACAAATCTTGATGGGGTGTGGAAGGTAAGCTGTTGATGAGTGTCTGTATGGATTAAAATTACTTCCTTATTGTCTTTATTTTGATCAGTTATCTTTTCCCAGCATGAATGCATTGAACTTTTTATTAGAAtatcatttctctttctttttcaataaaaagattttttttatgaattaaattaatttcaacttGATTTCTAACAGGGATCAAACATTTTGGGCAGGCCACCCCTTTGCTTCTTACTGTAGCTGTTATCGAGCTCAGTGACATTGCATTTGCAGTAGGTTTTTCTCATCCATCCATTTCATGTGGAATTTGTAGTTAATTTGGCATTGGATTATTGACTCGTTTTTTTTATAGGTTGACTCAATACCTGCAGTTTTTGGTGTAACACGGGATCCATTTGTAGTTTTTACGTCTAATCTTTTTGCCATTTTGGGTTAGTTCTCTTACTTCTGTTCCCCTTGTGCATATCTGAACTTGTTTTCTATGATGTTTTGGAATTGGGATTTGTGTTCCTTAAGTGTACTTGATTGATGCCTGAAAAGCTTACCAACTACAGTTCTTGTTTTATGGGTAGTTCATCTATTTGCTTGTGGAATgtattgtaataattaattttataacggAGAATTTGTTGCACAGAAATGGTTGTTTTGTAACTTTATTTCTCTACTTTGCTGTCTTGTGGAGGTGGCGATGCAGTTGTATTCATTCTTGTCATAATCTCAGATCAGATGTGTATCTGTCAAACAATTCTTGATGCTTTTCCccataaatttatttgtatttaaccATCTGTTATTTGTCAAATGTAGGTTTAAGGTCACTTTTCTTAATAATTTCTGAGGGTATGTCAGAGTTGAAGTACTTACAGGTAAATGTTGACTTGGTTTGTTTTGATATACCTTGGTTGCTGCATAATTTTCTGTTGTTTACAAGTCTATCCTTTAACATAACAATGTGTATACTTTTGGGACTTGAACTATGGTTCTAATATCCCTTCAACATTGTTATTTTCTTTGGGCTTCCTGCTTATATTGAAGCTTGCCACTTCATCCTAAATAGTGGTCGAAAAAAAGACTAATGCTCTTTTTGTCAGGAGAAGAATAGTGGTCTGAGTGGGAAACAGGAACTTTAGAAAGACATGTGGCTTGGGTTCCTTTGTCAAAGTGAGATCTCCCTGCATTTGCCTTGTATCTGCAAATTTATCCTTAGAGGAAGATTGACAATTTTCATTTTGGTGATAAAATAATGGCTTAGTGATGTAGGACAGGAACCAACAGTTATACAAAAGGTCAAGTGCTTATAGATTAATGGTTTATTTGTAGTCCCAACACCCTAAGAGGACAAATCCAAAACAGaataaaattctaaataaaaaataatcccaAATTGAAACCTTCATTtcctaaacaaaataacaaaagccAATAGCAGTTGACATTAGCATCTATTAGTAGTGAGTTTGGAAAGCTACTAGAATCAATTCTGGTCCCCAAAATCATGGTGAAAAAGTGGAAGCAACTTTGTTGCTTTGGCTTTCAACATGAAATTGGAATTGATTCTGAGAAAATTGAATCTAATTCAAAGACACTATAGTATTACTGTCACCTTAATGTTCACTTTAGCAGAAAACCGTTGAGTATTATGCACCAGACAGAACAATGCATTTGTAGGACACTAGATACTTTCTTGTACAGCCGAATTGGGGTTGTAGTTTGATCTACATCTTAAATGCAGCATAATTCATTTAATTCCTATTCAGAAACCAAATTACTGGTGGTCCATTTGACATACATCATTTAGAATCTCAAATTTGTGGCTGTTCTGTCAGGTTTTGGTTCAAAGGTTTACGCGTTAATTGGTTTGAAATATGACTATTAGTAGTTTGTTCTATGTAATAAACTTGAAGCAAATTAtgattgatttgtaatatctatGTCAGTGTATATATAAATCTAGTATTTTATCTAAGGGCGTTCCAATAATTTCTTTGGTTTTAAGGATACAAAATAACGTGTTGTAACCCTCCATTAATTATGTTAGTAGCATTGCTCttatttttaggaataattttCTTGCATAAGTTGGAGAAGTAAGACCGTACATCTACCCTCCCTAGACCTCACTAGGTGGGAGGCTTGCACATTagtccttttttatttctttgcaCAAGCTGCTACTGAGAATTTCATTTCTACTTATTCAGGATAGTGCATGTTGAACATTCATTGTTGTGGTATCTTTCAATGCTTCTGTTTGCTTATGCTTCCATCCTTGTTATTGATATCCATTTTTTGGGCTTTGTTTAGCCGTCCATTGCTGTTGTTCTGGGATTCATTGGGGTTAAGATGATCCTCGACTATTTTGGTGAGTACACATCGCTTCTCCACTTAACAATTTAAACAAAGTTGATTTTTCACATCTCCTCATTCGTTCCTTCAGGACTCCATGTCTCAACGGAGGCATCTCTTGCTTTTGTAGCCTCAAGTCTTACCATTGGAGTGGTATTAAGTCTGGTTAACAAGTCTGACTAGCTTAGAAACTCAATTCCAACTCTTCATGAATTGAGCTCTATATGGTTGCTTACATTTACCAAGCAATTTCATCATCCTCTCTACCCCTACACACCCCCTCCACCCCAAAACAATAAAAACCCATGTTTTCTTAAGCCAATAGAGGAATAATTTGTAGCCTGTCCTATAACTTAAGTTGATGTTCAATGCTAAAGCATACTATCTGTTATAATGTTCACTTCACATAATggtccaaaattaattttatttaattttagaacAAACAAGGAGTTTTTTACCCcaacaatacaaaaataaaataaaaaattacccaAATAATACAACCCCAAATTATTTACCCAAATGGTACAAATTACTGTTTACAATATGAAATCGGTTCCCCCAAATTGATTTCACAttgtctctctctttttttttttttttgcgttaaGACAATTTCTTAACGTGAAAAAAAGAGATGATATAAAACCGGTTTGGGAGGAATCGATTTCATATTGTGAACAGTAATTGTAtcatttgaataaataatttgagGGTTGTATTATTtgggtaatttttaattttttttattattgaggtaaaaaatttacaaacaagtcctaaattttcaattaaaatattttttctttttaaaacttttcatttttatagatttacaaaaactcacaaaaataaTGTGTGGAAAAATGTGTTTCcattattttaatgaataaaaatgtttcttatttttgtttaatagaAG
This region includes:
- the LOC114381021 gene encoding thylakoid membrane protein TERC, chloroplastic-like, whose translation is MGLASVVHIHAPPFRCSVLHHPISSFCSVYHYRPPRRFPLLCSRRIGHDNYASEVKRISAQQNDDIGKVEKSPTQESLGNEGYNSSVRTVALWVCTAVAFGVGLGFKEGFDKASEFFAGYILEQSLSVDNLFVFVLIFNYFKVPVTYQNRVLSYGIAGAVVFRLTIILIGTATLQRFEAVNLLLAAILLYSSSKLFASEEDESDLSDNFVVKTCQKFIPVTTYYDGNRFITNLDGVWKATPLLLTVAVIELSDIAFAVDSIPAVFGVTRDPFVVFTSNLFAILGLRSLFLIISEGMSELKYLQPSIAVVLGFIGVKMILDYFGLHVSTEASLAFVASSLTIGVVLSLVNKSD